DNA from Streptomyces rishiriensis:
CGGCACGACCATCAGCACGCTGATCCGGCGGGCGAGGAACTTGTCGGTCAGGGCGCGTTCGCGTGCGGGGTCGTCCGCGGAGGATCCCATGAGGAGGGTCAGGCCGTGGTCCCCGACCGTGTCCTCGATGCCGCGGGCCACGGCCCCGAAGAAGGGGTTGGCGAGGTCGGGGATGACGAGTCCGACGGTGGTGTCGGGGCCGCCGACGCGGATGTTGCGTGCCATGAGGTTCGGCTGGAAGCCCAGCCGGGCCACGGCGGCGAGTACTTGTTCCCTGGTCTGCGCGGAGGCGGGTCCGTCCTCGTTGAGGACGCGGGAGACGGTCTTGGCGCTCACACCCACTTCACGGGCGACATCGGCCAGGGTGGGGCGGCGGTTCGCTGCCATGAAGGACACGGTCTCCTTGCTCGTCGGTTCCGGCCTCGGCCTCGGCCGGAACCCGTAGCTGCTCGAGGTGTTGTCAGTTGGCCCGGACTCCTGCGGCCTTGGCGGCCTCGGAATCCGCGACGACGGTACCTCCGGCCGCGTCGACGGTGAGTGCGCCGGTCATGATGGCGACGACTTCGGCCATGGAATGGTCGGAGGGCTTGATCACGGCGGCCCGCCGACCGAGGCGGTGGACGTGGATCCGGTCGGCGATCTCGAAGACGTGGGGCATGTTGTGGCTGATCAGGACGACCGGCATGCCCTTGTCGCGGACGCGGCGGATGAGGTCGAGGACCTGGCCGGACTCCTTGACGCCGAGGGCGGCGGTGGGCTCGTCCATGACGACGACCGAGCGGGCCCAGGCCACGGACCGGGCTACGGCGACGGCCTGCCGCTGTCCTCCGGAGAGAGTCTCCACCGACTGGGTCAGGGAGCGCAGCCCGATCTTCAGATCGGCCATGTGCTCGGCGGCCT
Protein-coding regions in this window:
- a CDS encoding ATP-binding cassette domain-containing protein — protein: MTTSDSPTPVLQARGLVKRYGHVTAIDGADFDLLPGEVLAVIGDNGAGKTSLIKALTGAVAPDAGEIRLNGEPITFSGPQSARAHGIETVYQDLAVAASMDIASNMFLGRELRRPGVLGSVFRMLDKKRMRQEAAEHMADLKIGLRSLTQSVETLSGGQRQAVAVARSVAWARSVVVMDEPTAALGVKESGQVLDLIRRVRDKGMPVVLISHNMPHVFEIADRIHVHRLGRRAAVIKPSDHSMAEVVAIMTGALTVDAAGGTVVADSEAAKAAGVRAN